The DNA sequence cctgcccagagcccccctGATGGGGAGCACGGGCTCCAGCCCACATCCTACCGACAGCATCCACAGAGCCACTTCTAGGCAAGGCACCTGCAAAGCTCAAAGGCCCACGCTCGGGGCGCTCCCCTCCCGGCTGCTCGGAGCCCCCGGGGGGGTGGCAGCAGCCCCCGGCTCTCGGCGGGGCTGCCAGCTGCCCGGTCCCTCGCGGCGGCGCTGCCACATGGCGCTGCtgccgcagctgcggccccgcGCTCGCCtcgccccagggcaggaaggaggcgGTCACCCCCCGGCGGCTCCCGGCCTCGCCAGCGACCGCACGCTCCTCCCGACACCTGCGCTGCCGCCGACAGCGCCGCGTCtccgccgccccggccccgccgccccgggcCCCTGCAGCCCGCCAGCCGCGCACGGCGGGAAACGCCCCGGGCTCACCCTTCACAGGACTCTCCGGCAGCGCGTTCCCTACGCAGCGATCCGCTTGCGCCGATGGCTCTGACACCCATTCACAGCTGCGGCTCCACTGATCCCCGCTGGCCCCAGAAGTTCCCCAAACACCCACGGCCACACACTCAGAACCCACATTTCCTCACCAGTTCCACTCCAGCTTTCCCATGGCACATCCGCGGGTGGCTCCCTCTCTAAATCCGAGTGCCGCTGCCTCAGGAACAcagaaacagccccagctgctgcctgccaggatTGGCCCAGGCAAAGGAAGAGGGCTTTGAGCCTTTCACATTCCAAGCGCAAAAAGTCCACTCTAAATTGTCTCTTCCTCCCGATCTTCCTCTCCCGCTGTCTCTCTCAgtgtccctcacctggccgGGATCTCGCTCTCCCCCACCCTTTGTTATGCGAACGATCGGCACCTCCCGCAGTCTCGTCCCGGGCTCCCGCGCAGAGCAAACGGAGCCGCTggaactgcagctgctgcccacgcACCGGCAGCGCAGCCATTGCTGCCCGGCACCACGTCCCGGTCCCTCGCAGTGCGGCGgcggcaggagctgccctgccccatccccccgCGCTGCCGGGCCCTGCGGCACCGGGCCCTGCGGCACCGGGCCCTGTCCGGGCCTGCTCCGCTCACACACGCACGCACCGCACGGAGCCCGCACCGGGCCGGCTGGGCCGGGCCACCCGCACAGGAGGGCACTGCCTGCGTGGGTGGCTGCCTGCTGGCCCGGCCACAGCGGAACAGGAGATCTCCGAGGGCACGGACACATCTCGGGGCCCTGAGGAGACTCTGAGGGCTCTTACCGACGCTTCTCATTGGGCTGCGGGATTGCCGCCTCAGCAGCCCCtgatgctgctcctgctgctgctgagcacctcAGCCACTGCTCCGCCCTtcccacctggagcagctcagcgAGCAGAGGCCAAAGCCCTCCTTCCCTGTTTCCCTCGCTCCCACAGGCTGGGCAGCTGCCGGCTGGCGGGCACCTCCTGCCCGGCCCTGGCTGCGCGGCTGCTGCAGGGGCCCCGTCTCAGCTGCCTGGACCTGAGCGACATCGAGCTGCGAGCCCAGGGcgtcctgcagctctgccagcagctccggCATCCCGCCTGCCCGCTGAGGAGCCTGGGGTGAGTCAGGGCCCTGTCCCGGCCCCTTCCATGCCCGGAATGCCCGAGCCGGGCAGCGGAGGCCGCGGGACAGGCAGGGCCGCACCGGCACCGCGGCCGCTGCAGCACCTCCCTCCCCACAAGCTCCAACACCttctcctctgctcctgcctcctccGCGCCCAGGCTGAGCACGGACGGATtcagccaggccctgctgcaggaactgGACGCCCTCCGGGCCCTGCAGCCCGGCCTGAACATCGGGAACCTCCTGGAGCACGACGTGCCGCAGGCCGGGGCCATGGCCCGGCTGCCCTGCCACCGCGGGGTGCTGCCGGGGGGCAGGAAGGCGCTGCCCTCCTTCAGGAGACCTCCCATCCTTTAGGAACATCCTTCCAACAACCAGAGCCACTCCTGGCCCGGCTCTCTGTGCTGAGAGTGGGCTGAATGTGCCCCACCCTcggggcagagggaggagatCCTGCTGCATCTGCGGGGCAGGATCTGggtcctgtcccctcccttttGTCCTCGTTGTTGCTGCCAGCAGTTGCATGCATTTGGCAGTGACAAATAAAGACCCGGCAATCCCACAAATCTCCTGGGCTATTCACCCTCAGCCCACCATTCCCAGGGATGTCTCTGTGGTTCCCGTTCCTACCCTGAATCCCCAATGAATGGTTGATACACCCTTTATAGAGGTACCCATGCCAAAATGAGGTTCCTGGTCTGGGAATGACTCTCTGACCAGTTTGGGTTTTAATAGGATAAAAGGGAAAATCACACTGAAATCAAAGATAATCCCTGCACAGGAGCTCTTTTCCTGCAGCGCTGGACAGCGAGGGCTGACCTCTGTGGGCAGGGCCAGccttccctggggacagggcccCACCACACAGCCACACacgtgtccccagggctgtggcatGGCCAGGACGTGTTCATGGCAACGTCCCCAGGGCGCTGCTGCCAACATCATCATAGTCCATGTGTCCAGGGGGCTGTTCCGAGGGCTCCCTGGTGGCTCCTGGGGGACCTGGAGGGGAGTAGATGCCAccttggggacagcacagaAAGGTGCCTGAGGGGGCAGGCAGCTCCGTGTCCCCCTGACAGACCCCACCTGGGCTCTGGCCACAGCAGCCATGGAtctgctgctggggccctgcccgcCCCCACAGCCAAAGCCTGCCATggagtggctctgcacaggggacagggcagctgggagccCTCTCACCTGTGGGCAGCACACAGATCCACCTCTGCCGTGACACTCCCTCAGAGAtgtccccagtgctggcagCGGGGGGCTCCTGGGCCACATCCAGGACATCGTCGTAGCCATCCGGGGGTCCTTGCTCGGGCCGGGCAGGGGGATCTGGGAAAAGCACAGGGGTCCATGGCAGTGACCAgcggccctggcagggctcaggctgGGCCACTCCCTCCAGCCTTTCCATTTtagcaggagctggaggcacTTGGgtcccacagggacaggtgatGTTTCAGTGCACACTAACAAGAGGGGGAAGTGTCCCCTCAGTCCCCACCAGCACAGGTGAGTCCCTGTCCCCAGAtctccctgctgggctcctgccctgTGGCCATACCTGGGGCTGCCTCGGTGTCACTCCCCTCcacgctgtccccagtgtcatacGGCATCTTCTTCACCCATCCCTCCAACAGGGAACCTGCAGGGCATAAACAGGGACTTGGGGGTGGCCTCAAGCGGCACCGACGGTGACAGAACCTCACACCACACagcggggctgctctgggacccagggacacccacagcccatggccAGGAGCCCCTGCTGGGCCACCAGGAgccacagctgccctggggctctcaGGCAGAGCCttcactgcaggcacagctggggcacaAGGGCTGCACCCACCTGGGGGAGTGGGCACCTCCTGGTACTCGGGCATGGCTTTGTAATCCAGCTCCTCGTAGACAGCATTGGAGAGGgcatctgcagctctgccagggcctgcaAGGAGATGCAGCACTTACCTGGGGCCCTGGGCACTCTGAGGGCACCGGGATCACCCCTGGCCCCGTTCTGAGCtgttctgcagggctggggtccCTGGATCCCCCAAACGGGATCTGTCCCCACCCACCGGGACCCACCTCGGCGCCGGGCACGGGCacggcacagcagcagggccagggcacccagggacaggcacagcagCGTCCCCAGCACCACGCACAGCACAGTGGGCACGGGCACAGACCCCACGGTCACTGCCCGGGGCCGCCTTCTGGGGacacctgtggggacacaggcagGCAGTGAGGCCAGGGGGAGTTCAGccagcctgctctgggggaTGCAGGCACGGGCAGAGCTACCTGTGCTGGTGGCACCCTCCGGATATGGGGTAGTGTGTCCCTCAGTGGTGCCATCACTGTGCTCCTCACACTCCACATGGGCGTGCTCGTCGgtgccacagctctgcaggtgccAGAGTGCCGAGGGGCACTGCCAGAGCAAGCGGGCCCCGTCCTCACAGCCCACCCAGGCCAGCCAGGCCTCGCTCGGCTCCTGGGCGGAGACAGCTCTGAGCCAGCCCCGGTgtccacagcccagctggcggCAGACGGTGCCGGCGGTGCCATCGCTGGTACCGTTGGCGCACACGCGGCCCCAGGTGCCGTTGTAGGAGATCTCCAGGAAGCCCCGGCAGCGCCCAGGGCCCCCTGCCAGCCGCacggagagctgctctgcaaggGGGGCAGCGGGGTCACGGCACGGCCAGGAACCCCCCGGCGCCTCTGCCGGGCCCCGATCCGGGACTGCCCCGCACTGACCTGAGCACACGGCCCCTGCCCCGCCGCCGCGCCCGCACTCGCGCCGTTCCGTGCGCCCGCACTCCCACAGAGACTCCTCGGAGCCGGAGCAGTCGGGGCTGTACGGCCACAGCGGCCCCGGGCCGGCACCCAAGCGCGCCCAGCCCGGGGCCTGCAGCGCCgtgccacagcccagctcccggCACACAACGGCCgcgtcctgcagctcccagccttcctggcacacccagctccagctgccaccGGAATAGACCTCCACACGCCCGGCACAGCGCCCAGAGCTCCCCACCAACCTCACCTGCAGGCTGCCTGTGGGCACGGAAGGAGTGGGCTGGGGTGGCTGCTTGGGGCACCGGCACCGCCAGCCCTCTCAGGACACCCACCTGAGCAGACAAGGTAGGTCCCATGAGGGATGTCAGCTGGTGCAGTGGTCATGCCCCTGTAATCACTGTAAAAATAATCCTCACGTATGGTCCGAGTAGACAGATCAGTGGTCATCTGCTTAATGTCATTGATCACCGTTTGCaagatttttctctctcccGAGTTGATATTCGCTAGGAAGGACTTCCCAGGGACACCCTGACTTTTCTCCAGTCCTCCACAGCCCAGATTCCAACACACGTTGCTCAAATTCCGTAGCAGCGAAAGCTCTCCTGGCACACGGCGCCAGGCCCCGGAGCTTGTCTCCGACTCCAGAAAGCCCTCGCACCGGGTCTCACCCTTCACCAGCCGCAGGGACTCAACAGCGCCTGTAAAATGGCCGCACTGAGAACTTCATAAAAAAATAAGCGTGCATCATCGCAAACCATCTCCACTTTTGGGAGGATCCCAAAAGGCCTTAAGGCTCCACACAGAGCACCCGTACCCACCTGAGCAGTTGACGGCGGCGGCGTTCCCGGGGGCACAGGGCGGCTTCCCCAGCACGGCCACGGGGCACTGGCCCGGGTGCCGCTCGCTCCCGCTGCAGCCGAAGGCGTCCGGCCGCAGCGGCCCCTCCCCGCTGCCGAAGGAGCCTCCCGGCAGCACGCTGAGGGCGCGGCCGCAGCCCAGGTGGCGGCACAGGACGTGCGCATCGGCCAGGTCCCACTCGCTGGCGCACACGGAGCCCCACGTCCCCCTCGCTGCCACCTCCACTCGCCCGGAGCATCCCGAGCTGCCGTTCCCCAGCCGGAAGCCCGTGTAGGCTGCCACAGGAACAGCCTTGTGAGCACTGGTGGTGCCGGGACCCCAACTGCCCCCGCTGTCCCCGACACTTACAGGAGCAGATGACGCTGCCAGGGCCgctgcagctctggctctgggccGGACGCCGGGCACAGGCGCTGAGGCGGGGCTCGGTGCCCTTGCACTGGAAACCCCCGTCCCAGAGCGATCCCGACACTGCCCCAAAACGGCCACTGCCGGCGATGGCGATCACCTCAccgcagcccagctccctgcacaccACCTGGGCCACCTTCATGTCCACACGATCCTCACACACACCGACCCAGGCACGGCCCTGACGCACCTCCAGCCGCCCGGCACAGGATCCATCGCCACCAACCAGCCGGGAAAAGCCTGTGGGAGCAGTGCAGGGCCAGTGACAAAGGGATGTGCATGAACAGCCTCAAGTCCCCACGCCCAACTCCTACCTTGGCAGACAACGGCAGTGTCCAATCCATGGATGCTGCTGTTATAGGGTCCCCAGCCACGGATCTCGCAGTCCCAGAGCGTGGCCTCGTCCCCTCTGCAGTCCACCAGGGCCAGGCTGACCAGCCCGTCCCCGACGCCAAAGCGGTCACGGGCAGAGAAGGCGCCAGAAGCCgaaccacagcccagctgctggcaaaCCACCTCGGCGTCCTCCATGTCCCAGCTGTCGTCTCCCACCGTGCCCCAGTGGCCCTGCAGCTTCACCTCCACCCTCCCGGCACAGGGACTGCTGCCGCCCGCCAGCCTCAGCTCCACGGCATCTGCACAGGGGCACCGGCACGGCTCACACCAGCCCGCGGTGCCCCAGCGCAAGGCGGCTGTGCCAGCACGGCCAGcgtgtcccctcacctgtgcaGGTCACCCCCACATCCCACTCGTGGCCGCAGAAATGCCGTCCCCATCCGAAGTGTGAACAGCTCTTCAGCTCAACCTCGGTGCCGTTGCAGAAGAAGGGCTGCAGCCATATCCGCCCGCTGCCCGGCCCGAACGGGGCGTGCAGGGACGCCCTGGCCACCCGGCCGCAGCCCAGCTGCCGGCACACCACCACGGCCCAGCGAGCCTCCCAGTCGAAGTCGAAGGCGCACACGGAGCCCCACTCACCGCCGTGCTTCACCTCCACGCGCCCGGCAcagcgcccgccgccgcccaccagacgcagctccccggagcctgCGGCACGGAGGCTGCTGAGCCgggcccgccgccgccgcgggccCCGCTGCCGCCCGCCCGACACTCACCCTCGCACAGCCGCACGCACgcgagcagccccagagccagcagcgGCCCCATGGCCAGCGGCCCCAGCCAGCGCGGCCAGGGCACCTCTGCCAGCGCCCGAGCCAATGCacgctgcagcagcagcaccgggggcagcagCCTTTATCAGCCGCCCCATCTCCCGGCCGCGGGGCCGCGGCCTCCAATAACCTGCTCCGTGCCCAAATATGAGCTTCGCCTGCGCCTCTGCCGTCACACACCTCGCCACAGTGGGCTGCCACCCGGATGTCCCCGGGGGGAGACAGCCCCCCCACAGCACCTGCCCTGCGGGGCCCCTCCCGCATCCCCCGGGGCTCcaacgctgctgctgctgctgcagcctgcccagagcccccctGATGGGGAGCATGGGCTCCAGCCCACATCCTACCGACAGCATCCACAGAGCCACTTCTAGGCAAGGCACCTGCAAAGCTCAAAGGCCCACGCTCGGGGCGCTCCCCTCCCGGCTGCTCGGAGCCCCCGGGGGGGGTGGCAGCAGCCCCCGGCTCTCGGCGGGGCTGCCAGCTGCCCGGTCCCTCGCGGCGGCGCTGCCACATGGCGGTGCtgccgcagctgcggccccgcGCTCGCCtcgccccagggcaggaaggaggcgGTCACCCCCCGGCGGCTCCCGGCCTCGCCAGCGACCGCACGCTCCTCCCGACACCTGCGCTGCCGCCGACAGCGCCGCGTCTCCGCCGCCAGTTCTGCCCCGCGGTGATGCCACATTCCGGGGGGGCACAGAACCCACTTGATTTTGTGGGGACCCACCTGCGTTATCTTGGATCAAGCACCACCGAAAAACAAGGGGTGTAAGAGGGGGAGGCGGAGCTCTCTCGAGTTCTCGGCTGTGTGTGAGCGTGGCAGTGGGTCTGAGCCACTCCCAGCAGCGCTGAgcagtggcagtgccagcagaacAGCGCACTCCCTTACAGGGTCACTCCTGCAGCAGCGTAGTCAGtgctgtgaaaaacgccaatctcttgtttttaaagttttcaaagtttaatagtaattaaatggttataaaaatagtaatactattagagtaataataatttggacaatttgaattaggaccatacgagacaatagagacaaaaGTTATGGACGTCCTGGTACCTTTTactgggcagcacaagcccgagaaaggacacccgttaacagaggattaatccttaaaagcaacagcctgttgcatattcatacacttcatacatgatgcataaattccattcaaatacaggattctgtctggtcattgtcaacttcttcctccgAATCCTAACAGCGTCttcgaggcgggaagaagttaattttttctgataagaaggcaataaattctttttctctgaaagatttaggtgtcctgtgacTGCATCTTCCTGCAGGTCCTTTATTCacaaaaaaaagtatcctatatagcatagtttctatcttaatattttttataatctaaaactatatttaacacactacttaagagaattaatacagcattactttgtAACACAAcacataatattcattttaatatttgcgaaaagccaatcataaaatacgcatttttcacaacCGCCATGAACCACCAGCCTTTTTGTGGGACTGAGGATCTGCCACCTGCCAGTGTCCTcgtgtcaccccaggacatctCGTGAGCTGCCCTAAACCCTGTTTAGCACTGAGGTGTCGCCCCTAGGGTTTCGCACGGCGCTGCTGCGGCTGCCTGTCCTTCCGCCCGCACGCAGTCCCAGCCGGGGCTGCCGGGAGGGGACGATCCGGCTGCGCTCTCCCCGCGGCAGGCGGGAACCCTCACAGCGGGTCCCCGCGACATTATCAACCTCCCACTCTACACCGCGGCCTTTGCATGTAGGTGGCGAAGTGCCACAGGAGGTTTCATTCCGGAACGCCTCCCGCGTCTCCTGGAATGACACCCCAGGAAGGTGGGGGGAGACGGGAAATCAGAAGAACGACGTGGGAACCGGGAGCGCGGCTGCCCCTGCTGGACACGCCCCCCTATCCAGTGACCACGCCCCATTCTCGGAGCCCCCGCCCCGCAGCACCACCCCCGGGCCGGCAGGGGGAGCCCCGCGCAGCCGCGACGATCCGGAAAGAACCGAGCGGCGGCGGAGGCGGCCGAGCCAGGGCTGGCGGCGCGGGCGGAGCGGGCGCGATGGCGCAGCAAGTCGAGCAGCTGCGGGCGGACGGCGTGGACAAGGAGGTGCTGCGGGAGGGCACCGGGCCGCTGCCAGACTTCCGCGACGGCACCAAGGTCAGGTCTGCGGGGGGACGGGCGGGGTGGGGGATGTGGGAAGCGGAACGCGGCGGGGCAGGCGCGCATGCGCGtcctcccccccaccccccgcCTGCGTCGCCATGGTGACGTCGCGGGCACCTCCTGCTGCTTCAGGCCACTTTCCACTACCGGACGCTGCGGTGCGGCGATGAGGAGACGCCGGTGGACGACAGCAGGGAGCGGGGGAAGCCCATGGAGCTCATCGCCGGGAAAAAGTTCAAGCTGCCGGTGTGGGAAGCGGCGCTGCGAACCATGCGGCCCGGCGAGCGCGCACGCTTCCGCTGCGACACCAAGGTGGGCGGGCCCGGGACCTGCCGGGGGCGTGGTCTGTGGCTCGGGGGCGTGGCCTGTACAGTGGGCGGTGACTTTGTGTGGTGGGCGCGGGTGGCAGGGCCCCCGGTGTGCTCCAGCCGCGCGGTTCGAGGCTGGAGCATCCTTACATCTTTCCCCCCGCCCTCCTCAAATTCCGGCTCCCTTCCCTCCCGCAGCACGTGGTGCTTTACCCACTGGTGTCCAAGAGCCTGCGGAACATCGCAGCAGGGAAGGACCCGCTGGAGGGGCAGCGGCACTGCTGCAGCATTGCCCAGATGCACGAGCACTACTCCCTAGGGTACCCCGACCTCGATGAGCTCCAGAagaacccccagcccctcatctTTGACATCGAGGTGCTGAAGGTGAGGTGCCGGCATGGGGAGCTCGGGGTGAAAGTGTCCAGAAGACACACAGATGTGGCATGTGGGATGTGGTTTAGTAGTGGCCCTGACAGTGCAGGACTCGAGGACTCTAGAGGTCTTCTCCGACCTGGATGATTCCATGATCCTGTTCTCTGATTGCATGATGGGGTGCTGGCAGGTGGAGCCACCCGGCTCCTACCAGCAGGACCCATGGGCCATGACAGATGAGGAGAagctccaggctgtgccccagATCCACAAGGAAGGCAACGAGCTGTACCGTCAGGGCAAGGTGTCTGAGGCAGCTGCCAAATACTACGATGCCATTGCCTGTCTCAAGAACCTGCAGATGAAGGTGGGTCTCCCCAGATACACACAGGCATCCTTGAGAATGCAGGGCTCGAGAGCTGCCCCTCACTCTCTCTGCTCTATctgccacaggagcagccaggctctCCAGACTGGATTGAGCTTGACCAGAAGATCACACCCCTGCTCTTAAACTATTGCCAGTGCAAGCTGCAGTGTGAGGAGTACTACGAGGTGCTGGACCACTGCTCCTCCATCCTCAACAAGTACGAGGGTAAGGAGCCACGAGCCACCCCAGGTGGCTCTGGAGGGCATCAGGACACCCCCAACCCTCCGCTGACTCCGGCTCTCTTCCCACAGACAATGTCAAGGCCTACTTCAAGCGGGGCAAGGCCCACGCAGCCGTGTGGAACGTGGCTGAGGCTCAGGCTGACTTCGCCAAAGTCCTGGCGCTCGACCCCTCGCTGCGCCCCGTGGTGTCCAAGGAGCTGCGCAGCCTGGAAGCGCGGCTGCGGGAGAAGGACGCCGAGGACAAGATCCGCTTCAAGGGCATCTTCTCCCAGTAGAGTCCGTGGCTGCAAGGGAGAGCCCAGTGCTCTCGGGACAGGTTCTTTAGATATTCCACATGTGGAATGGTCATGGATGTTTATTAATGTTTAATACAGATTTTACTTATTTGAAGTCAGTGGAAATGGCCCCGGAGCTCgccacagcctggggacacagccagggcttATCGTCACGCCAGGGATACGTGGGTGACAAGAGCCTGCTGCTTCCTGCCAACTTTTATCACTTATTGGATGTTTTTATACTTTATGGTGGCCATGGAAGGGCGGCACTGAGCCTCGGCCCCAGCTCCAACCCGTTCATGCCTGTTCTCCGTGCCACGCCATTGTCACTTATCCAGGCTGCTGCTATCATCCCAACCCAGTGTCTCCTCTTGTCATGTCAGTGTCGGGAATATTTTATATAGAGTAACAGCTTGTTCCTGCGATCTCTATAAATCTGATCATGCTATGCCAAGATAAACTTAAGTAAAACCAGTCACACCCCCTGGTCACTACAAAAATTTGCTGCTAGAGGTAGAATGAGGGGAAACCAAGTTGGAGAGGGGGAAGGTATCAGCATCGGCACAGCCCACACACCCCAGGCTCTTTTCCCTAAATTGCTTGTGACCAACTGCTGTGCCCCACAGCCATCTCCCTGTGGGACATGGTGTCCCTGGAGGCTCCCCAGGGCGTTTCCAGTGGATGGGAACCCTGCAGCCACAAGCACAGAGCACACTCGTGGGTGCTGGCACCTTGTCATAACATCTCTTTATTCAACACCAAAATGAAAGGGGGGGAACAGAGGAACCACTCTGGAACCCcaacccagccctgcgctgTGACACCGGACGGAAATAAATAGGTGGGGAGGTGCCACTCGCTctggggcacagccacagcccccagtTCTGCACAGGGATAATGACCCTGGGGTGCAGACCCCACTGGGCACTGCCCAACGGCCCCAAAGGACCAcaggggatggggctgggggcagcagggaggacCCAGGGTGGCTCTGCCCTGAGGGGATCACTCTGGTCCTCTGGGGAGCTCTGAGCCTTCTCCCAGCACCCCCTGGTCTCAGGGGACCCAGCACCCTCATCTCCTTGCAATGGCCTCATggcccagcaccagctctggcCCCAGGTGCTCCTTGCTGGGAAATCAGGGATGTGGCAGAAGGGGGACATGGCCGTCACTCCTCACCCTCCAGCTTGAGGCTGATGCTGCGGGGCTTGGTCCGGGAAAAACCGGGGGGTGCTGAGGGGGGCCCCCCATCCCGCTCTGCC is a window from the Zonotrichia albicollis isolate bZonAlb1 chromosome 6, bZonAlb1.hap1, whole genome shotgun sequence genome containing:
- the LOC141729392 gene encoding ribonuclease inhibitor-like, coding for MLLLLLLSTSATAPPFPPGAAQRAEAKALLPCFPRSHRLGSCRLAGTSCPALAARLLQGPRLSCLDLSDIELRAQGVLQLCQQLRHPACPLRSLGLSTDGFSQALLQELDALRALQPGLNIGNLLEHDVPQAGAMARLPCHRGVLPGGRKALPSFRRPPIL
- the AIP gene encoding AH receptor-interacting protein translates to MAQQVEQLRADGVDKEVLREGTGPLPDFRDGTKATFHYRTLRCGDEETPVDDSRERGKPMELIAGKKFKLPVWEAALRTMRPGERARFRCDTKHVVLYPLVSKSLRNIAAGKDPLEGQRHCCSIAQMHEHYSLGYPDLDELQKNPQPLIFDIEVLKVEPPGSYQQDPWAMTDEEKLQAVPQIHKEGNELYRQGKVSEAAAKYYDAIACLKNLQMKEQPGSPDWIELDQKITPLLLNYCQCKLQCEEYYEVLDHCSSILNKYEDNVKAYFKRGKAHAAVWNVAEAQADFAKVLALDPSLRPVVSKELRSLEARLREKDAEDKIRFKGIFSQ